The Manihot esculenta cultivar AM560-2 chromosome 11, M.esculenta_v8, whole genome shotgun sequence genome includes a region encoding these proteins:
- the LOC122725083 gene encoding G-patch and R3H domain-containing protein C30B4.02c-like: protein MRERELANWLKDYVGRNEVDNCIYQIAQGPSRKVQSYKGYFVNGFKFHRHDYGRERKTLNSGVWVKGSCYNEYESDYYGLLNDVLELEYFGEKNKIILFKCEWFDTNRGVRVHPQHGLVEINVKLRLASSDPFILAQQAHQVCYIKYPKINKVRVDWCAVFKTKARSTYNIGPSMVNNNSNEQNSNDVAYQEDDVSRPQEIVPTTELDDPTMLLDSSSMVEVDVNELQQVQQPLEVVEDEDEDVEEEEEGEDEEEEEDTEESDDDLEVDGIDSDDDVNLEDDSE from the exons ATGCGAGAGCGAGAACTGGCTAATTGGTTAAAAGACTAT GTGGGAAGGAACGAAGTTGATAACTGCATTTATCAAATAGCTCAAGGGCCCAGCCGAAAAGTACAATCATATAAAGGATATTTTGTGAATGGATTTAAATTTCATCGACATGATTATGGCAGAGAGCGAAAAACATTAAATAGTGGTGTATGGGTCAAAGGAAGTTGTTATAATGAATATGAAAGTGATTACTATGGCTTGCTGAATGATGTATTAGAATTAGAGTACTTTGGAGAGAAAAACAAGATAATCCTTTTCAAGTGTGAATGGTTTGACACTAATAGAGGGGTAAGGGTCCATCCTCAACATGGTCTTGTGGAAATCAATGTCAAATTAAGGCTAGCATCATCTGATCCATTTATTTTAGCTCAACAAGCTCATCAAGTTTGCTATATTAAATATCCTAAAATCAATAAAGTCAGAGTTGACTGGTGTGCGGTTTTCAAAACCAAAGCTAGGAGCACTTACAATATTGGACCTTCCATGGTTAACAACAATTCAAATGAGCAAAACTCCAATGATGTTGCTTATCAAGAGGATGATGTCTCAAGACCTCAAGAAATTGTACCAACAACCGAACTTGATGATCCCACAATGTTACTTGATTCAAGTAGTATGGTTGAGGTGGATGTTAATGAATTGCAACAAGTGCAACAACCACTTGAAGTGGTGGAAGATGAAGATGAGGatgtagaggaagaggaagagggagaggatgaagaagaggaagaagacacTGAAGAGTCAGATGACGATTTAGAAGTTGATGGTATTGATAGTGATGATGATGTCAACTTAGAAGATGATTCTGAATGA